Proteins encoded within one genomic window of Apis mellifera strain DH4 linkage group LG1, Amel_HAv3.1, whole genome shotgun sequence:
- the LOC100577942 gene encoding homeobox protein Nkx-2.5-like: protein MSDIVEDDKRSEASPKPSQLTPFSIADILSRRTSCAERRASESEETQGAPSFARKTHQVREYDCTSDNIEHRGSQEDRNQMARFSRLPSPDLSVARELDILTRNLVHANISNFGTIPQLAQGTFKHLENLGNMGGYQPVKDSREALQRQQDEALDMSKNKYLEDGEEDMYEAQNHGQNLQSRKKRSRAAFSHAQVYELERRFAAQKYLSGPERADLARGLKLTETQVKIWFQNRRYKTKRRQQQELGALVNSGNARRVAVRVLVHPDEHLRGLPLRGSGQLPGQMSAPQIHPANKALGGFPYYCLPYHPLLCPPLHSTHIQVQNTIAPDLDPSQLAKLNDEK from the exons atgtcggATATCGTAGAGGACGACAAACGAAGCGAGGCTTCCCCAAAACCTTCCCAACTGACCCCGTTCAGCATAGCTGACATACTCAGCAGGAGAACTTCTTGCGCGGAGCGGCGAGCTTCAGAGTCGGAAGAGACGCAAGGTGCTCCGTCGTTCGCGAGGAAGACCCATCAGGTGCGAGAGTACGACTGCACATCCGATAATATAGAGCACAGGGGAAGCCAGGAGGATCGTAATCAGATGGCCAGATTCTCGAGGCTACCTTCCCCGGATCTGAGCGTGGCCCGAGAGCTGGACATCCTTACGAGGAACCTGGTCCACGCCAATATCTCCAACTTCGGCACTATACCGCAGTTGGCCCAGGGAACGTTCAAGCACCTCGAGAATCTGGGGAACATGGGTGGTTATCAGCCGGTGAAGGACTCGAGGGAAGCTCTGCAGAGGCAGCAGGACGAGGCGTTGGACATGagcaagaataaatatttgg aggaCGGAGAGGAGGATATGTACGAGGCGCAGAATCACGGGCAAAATCTTCAGAGCAGGAAGAAACGGAGCAGAGCGGCGTTCTCTCATGCGCAGGTTTACGAATTGGAGAGAAGATTCGCGGCCCAGAAATATTTGTCGGGCCCTGAACGGGCGGACCTAGCGCGGGGATTGAAGCTGACCGAGACCCAGGTCAAGATCTGGTTTCAAAACAGACG GTACAAGACCAAAAGACGGCAGCAACAGGAGCTAGGGGCTCTGGTTAATTCCGGGAACGCGAGGCGCGTCGCGGTTCGAGTCCTCGTGCATCCGGACGAGCATCTGAGGGGATTGCCACTTCGTGGTTCCGGCCAACTTCCCGGCCAAATGTCAGCCCCGCAAATTCATCCGGCGAACAAAGCGCTCGGCGGTTTCCCATACTACTGCCTCCCCTATCATCCCCTGCTCTGCCCGCCCCTCCACTCCACTCATATTCAGGTGCAAAACACTATCGCGCCGGACCTGGATCCGAGCCAATTGGCCAAACTCAACGACGAGAagtaa